The stretch of DNA taatattattgattttaattgaatattaattttaattaatgaataataatattatttaatatttatataaaatattatattaagggtaaataattatattttcttgtattttttttatatttttactcgAAATATTTAGTTCTCATCTCTTCCATTGGAATTGTTTTTACGGGGACCAAAGATCTctgatagaagaaaaatattttattaataatctaaagttggaaaaatatatttaccatATTGATTTTGTATTACTAGAGATTACGTTTACTTAATTGCTAATCTTTTTAGTTACGttcaagattaaaaaaatgtgtatgataaatattttatggatttgatTGATAGTCTTTTCAGTCATGCTTGATTCTAAGATATTATGTATTTGCATTTTGTTGAGGtgatttatgaattttttggtTCACacttaaaattggaaaataaatcattttgtcaatgtttttgttattttaatataaaaaaagtgttgtgctaattatataagattttttagaggtgtatttttttagatttagtTTTAGTACTTTCATTGTTAAAAAAGTTGtaagctaacaaaataaaatgaaaactatTTTCTATAATGTCTTGCACTACGAAACTTATTATTCCATTTTATTGTATAGGATCGAAACTAAAATCTCAttccatatttttaaattgttaaatgtttaaaattttgagattaCGAAATGAAAAGAGGGGCGCAAATAGGAAAACCTGGTCCAGTCTGAACGTATAACATAGATCAATTAactagagagaaaaaaaagccCAACACAACTCCATAACACGTGAAGGTCCAGAGAAACAAAAACCACGTGCGTAGttaaagtatataataaaatatatttatatttataactatagttaaagtatataataaaattgatatatatatatatatatatatataggtaatTAAATTGTTTAGTAGGACATATATAGCTTGTTGACTTAATTAAGTTTAGAATATTAATGAATGTTGcataaaaataagttatgtaAATAGGTTTTGAGAATAGATCCAACTTTTGATATAGATtatagaaacattaaaaattatcttaccACAAATCAGCCTCGAGCTcagaaattataatatatatcagTGTAGAAGTGTTAAAGTCTATTTTCACTTCatctagtttttctttttatattctaataatgaaaaatctaaaagaagaacaataacaaatttaaagagttttttttttaaaaaaaaaacttaaattttattattttgtatattttgcttattattattattttacgtTTAATTGGATTGGAACACggcaattatatatttgtactaaaaaaattacaataaaatgttatacaaacTATTAAATTGTatctaaataatttcaaattataaatatctaCCAACAAGGACATTTGAAGTTATTTTGATGGGAACTTTTTAGCTTTACGAAACTGTGTTGGGACTATTACCCACGTGTATCTTcaattacttttgttttctttttcatctttaatagtatattattataaagcATCTTTGTAAAGTTCAATCTTGCGGCTGAAACTGCACCAAGAAGTGGGAACACAATATTGATAACACATCACATATGTTATGTTTACATAAATATTCAGCTGAGAAGACCTATATATAGCAGCAACACTACTGCTTTTCCAAACAATAGGGACATAATTTACATAGTACACACACAAAGCATCGAAACTACATCTTCTGTGACATGACTAATATTCATCAGCCACATTAATtgcataataataaatactgcaatattaatataaatgcatgaacattatatatataatataatattaataattttatatatgcaggagaataatgatatatatactCCTATGGCCTTGGGGCACCATTGTTAGAAGCTTGCTTTGGTGTAGGGGAAGAATGACCAGCTCCAGGGCTGTGACCAGGATCCGTTGGTCGGAAATCATCGATCCAGTTGTCGGATCCACCAGCATTATTCGGAGAATCTAAGGTTCTTGTTCTCGCTGTTGCGGCGTTTTCGATCATGCGGCGCCGCCACAGGAGATTAATGTTGTCTTCCACTGCACCCATTTCGTACACGTGCTCCTTTTTCAGTGCCCTCGCCTTAGCTGAAGCAATTCCATTCAGGAAAACCAAGCATAGAAGAACACAAGTGATCATGAACACGTGCTTCAAATTGGCCATTGAGCTGTGAAAAGAGTGAGAGAGGTTCTGTTGTAGAGTTATTTTAGATTCGAATTGGTTGCAAAATGTTGTGTGTGAGGGTCTTTATTTATAGGCCATTAAGGTTTCCGtatattattgttgttaatattaattagttatcttttttttttttttaatgtgaacGTAGGAAATATACGGTGAGAGAATATTCATAATGGTGGTGAATGTAAACTTGTACATCATTATGTTCCCTCAAGATTCTTTCTCTTTAGCAATGGCGAATCTTCTAACTTGAGACCACAGTTACCCCACTTTTTTGCGTATTCAATTCAATCTATTTACATTATTCGATTCAAGTTTACTTCTTGTTCAAACTATCAAATTATGTGAAATACTGTGTATGttcacaaatataatttatataaaaattttgaatatatataattttttgaaagtgtaattttttaaatatgtaatagCAGTTCGcgttgataaaattttcaaacattaatatataaccttcaaataaataaagaaatataatttaagcCTATATAATAATTAGGAATGTAAGGAGAATATACTTTAATTGACTGAAAAGTCCAGTAGGTACTTTCTCTTTTGGTGCCACTTTTTAGAGTATCTTCAGTACAACTCTTCctattttgaatatttctttTGCATGACGTGCTCTAATATTTTAGGTATGTCTTGTGCAATTAAGTGGAGTTTGATTCTGTGACCAATCTTTTacaattaagtttaaatttaaaaaattaaacatatttttaatctccataaaagaaaaaagaattaacgggaacaaaataatttttttaaagatatttcgtaataatttaaaaaattaggggTGCACTTGTCCACCTTCATGTACACATATATCTGCCACGGTAAATTTATATAAGTAAACTttataaatctaatttaattttacaaatataagtTAAGTTaacactcacttatatattttaaggtttaattagtcacATGGTACTCACTTTCATTTagatgtgtcaatttggtacctacttttaaaaatgtgtcaattgagttccaacttttgaaaaaatgtctcaattggATCCTTTTcggtaaataattattaacatcgttaacaatattcatatttaaaatgacttacaaaattatgatatttatattaaaatttagtggtaaaagtcatgaattaagttaatgactttagta from Vigna unguiculata cultivar IT97K-499-35 chromosome 8, ASM411807v1, whole genome shotgun sequence encodes:
- the LOC114195460 gene encoding precursor of CEP5-like, producing the protein MANLKHVFMITCVLLCLVFLNGIASAKARALKKEHVYEMGAVEDNINLLWRRRMIENAATARTRTLDSPNNAGGSDNWIDDFRPTDPGHSPGAGHSSPTPKQASNNGAPRP